The Moorella glycerini genomic interval CCATAATCCGCGCCAGGGCTTCCCTGGCCGTTACCTCGTCTTCAGCCACGGTAATGGCCACCCCCTCCCCCAGGTAACGCACCCGGTCTAAAGCCAGGACGGGGCGCTCCCTTTCCCTGCCGGGAATGCCCGGCAGGTCACGGGCCGTGAGGACGGCCAGGACGCCGGGGATTCCCCGGGCCTGGCTGGTAGCAATGCGGCGGATGCGGGCATGGGGATGGGTACTGTAAAGCACCTTGACGTGAACCATGCCCGGAAATTGCAGGTCGGCGGCATAGCGGGCCCGGCCGGTAACTTTGGCCAGGGCGTCCAGCCGCAGTATCGAGGTACGCATCAAACCCTCGCCCCTCTTATATGCGGAAATTAGAAGCAGGAAGTCGGAGGTCGGAATTCCCGTTGGAACCGGCTGCGCCAGTTCCTGATTGAAGCCCCCAGTTCCCTCATTGCGATAATTCCTGGAGGATGGTTCTAGCCCCCCTCATAGGTGGCCGGCCGCCTTACCCCGGCCGGGCTGGCGCCCTTTGCATCTGAACGGCGGGCTTTTCCTATTTTTCCTAAAAGAAAAGCGGGGATGTGCCCCGCTTTGAGCCCGTGTTTACCTTTGTGGGTGCCGCGGGGCACCATGGTAAACTGCAGTAACCATCCGTGTCCCTATACGGCCCGGGGTAAGAAAATAACCTTTACCCCTAAACCCACTTTGTTAGCAGGAAATATAGCATAATCAAGGACGCCCGTCAAGAATCACGTTCAGGGCGGCTTCTAACCCTTACTCCTTCTCATAGGGCTGGCCGCTGGCTGCCGGGGCTACGGCCCGGCCGACAAAACCGGCCAGGGCGGCAATGGTCAGGACATAGGGGATCATTAACAGGAGCTGGTAAGGTATTCCCGAGTTGGCCGCCTGCAGGCGGTACTGGAGGGCGTCCCCGGCGCCGAAGAGGAGGGCTGCCCCCAGGGTTCCCAGCGGCGTCCACTTGCCAAAAATTACTGCCGCCAGGGCGATAAAGCCGCGGCCGGCCGTCATGTTTTCCGTAAAGAAGTTCAGCAGGCTCAAGGAGAGATAGGACCCGGCCAGCCCGGCCAGCATGCCGCCGACGATACAGGCACCGTAGCGGACGTGAAAAACATTAATACCCACGGTATCGGCCGCCCGGGGGTGTTCGCCGACGGCGCGGATCTTCAAGCCCAGGGTCGTCCGGAACAGGATGAAATGCACCACCGGTACCAGGACCAGGCCCAGGTAAACCAGCTCCGAGTGGTTGAAAAGGACCGGGCCCAGGATGGGTATTTTTGATAAAACGGGTACGGCTACCGGTTTAAAGGAATCGATCTGGGGCGGGGCGGTATTGACACCGAAGATGACCCGGGCAAAGGAAGTGGTGAGGCCCAGTCCCAAGATGTTGAAGGCCGTACCGATAACCACCTGGTCGGCCCGGGCCGTTACCACCAGGTAGGCAAAGAACAAGCCCAGGATGCCTCCGGCCAGTACGGCCACCAAGACCCCCAGCCAGGCATTGCCCAGGAAGTAGGACCCGGCCACGCCGGCCAGAGACCCCACCAGCATCATTCCTTCCACACCGATGTTGACAATCCCGGCCCGTTCGGTAAAGATTAAACCCGTTGCCGCCAGCAATAAGGGCAGGGCCGTGCGCAGATCGGCAGAGAGGAAATTGACAATCTCATTAACTAATTTGAGATCACCCATTCTTGCTCACCCCTTCCACGGTCAGGCCGGCTGCCCCGGCTGCGGTTCTGGCCGCCCGGCGTTTGACCTGCCAGCGCCTCATGAGGGCCTCGGCCGCCACAAAGATAATGACAAAGGCCTGGATGACATAAACTATGGCCACCGGTACATTGGCCATCATCTGCATCATATTGCCACCGGCGCGCAGGATACCGAACAGGATGGCCGCCAGCAGGATACCAATAGGTGTGTTATAACCCAGCAAGGATACGGCGATACCGTCAAAACCGTAACCGGGTGAGAAATTCTGGAACAGGCGGTGCTGGATACCCAGAATCTCCCCCACGCCGGCCAGGCCGCCCAGGCCACCGGCCAGGAACATGACCAGCAAGGTGTCCCGCCGGGCATTCATCCCGGCATAGCCGGCAGCGTGGGGATTCTGGCCCACCACCCGGACTTCATAACCGGTACTGGTCCGCCACAGGAAGACGTAGTACGCCACGATGGCCAGCAAAGCGATGATAAAGCCCAGGTGCAGCCGCGTCCCGGCCAGGATAATAGGCAATTGCGCCGATTCGGCTACTGGGGGGCTCTGGGGAAAATTGCCTGGCGGTTCAATTAACGGCCCGTTGACCATATAACTGACGAAATACTGGGCCACATAGTTTAACATGACGGTGGTAATAATCTCACTGGCCCCGAAGCGCACCTTCAGCCAGCCGGACAGCAGCCCCAGCAGCCCCCCGCCGATGAAACCGGCCACTATAGCCAGGGGTAAATGGATAAAGATGGGCCATCCCTTTAAGGCTATACCGACAATAACGCTGCAAAGGCCACCCAGGTAAAGCTGGCCCTCGGCTCCGATGTTAATCAGGCCGCCCTTTTTGGCCAGGCCGAAACTCAAACCCGTAAAAATCAATGGTGTGGCTTTAACCAGGGTTTCGCCAATGCCGTTGATTGAACCCAGGGCTCCCTGGAGCAGGCTCTGGTAAGCCTTCAGGGGGCTCAGGCCCATGAGGGCAATGGCGGCAGCTCCCAGGATTAAGGCCAGAATAATGGCGATGACAGGTGTGATTAAACTCTTTAAGCCGCCGGCTATAAAGGTACCGGCGAATTTTCCAGCCCTGGTTGTCATACTTTCCCTCCTGCTGCTTAGTAAGCCACCGAGCGCCAGGGACGGGTACTGGCCAGGCGGGACGTACCGGCCCGGGCGGCCAGCTTCCCGGCCGCCGCGGCGGCGGCGGCAATTTTAGCCCCTTCGTCCACGGTTTTGACCCGGCCCTCTTCCACCACCACCCGGCCGTCGATCATTACCAGTTCTACACATTCACTGCTTCCTGAGTAAACCAGGGTTGATACGGGGTGGTGCATGGGGGTAGCCCTGGCACTGCGGAGCGGGTTAAAAATAAAGAAATCCGCCTTTTTCCCTACTTCCAGGGACCCTGTTTCCTTCTCCAGGCCGATGGCCCGCGCCCCGTCGATGGTGGCCATCTCCAGGACCTTTTCGGCTGTAATCACCGTCGGGTCCAGGTCGTTTACTTTGTGCAATAAAGCCGTAAATTTTAAGGTTTCCAGCATGTCGTTGGCATTGTTGCTGGCTGCACCGTCAGTCGCCAGGCCTACGGTCAGGCCGCTGGCCAGCATCAGGGGGATGGGCGCTACCCCTGAAGAAAGATACATGTTGCTGACCGGGTTATGAGACACCCGGGCGTCATAATCCCGGGCCATGCGGATTTCCCGGGGCGTAAGGTAGACGCAATGGACCATCAGGGTCCGCGGTCCCAGGAGGCCCAGTTGCCTTAAAGTTTCAATATCGTTCTCACCGTGCTCGCTGACGGTAGCCTCGCGGTCAAAGGGGGTTTCGGAGACGTGGACCATCAGGCCCGTGTCATATTCCTTGAGCAGGTCCCTGATCTTCAGGAACATCTCCCGGTCATTGGACCAGACGGCGGCCGGGGCCAGCCAGATTTGCAGGCGGCCGTTGTCGGCACCGTGATAAGCTTTAAAGAGGCGGCGGCAATCAGCCTCGAAGGTAGCCGCATCCTGCATGATTGCTGCCGGCACACCGAAGCTGGCTCCTGTATTCATGGTCCCCCGGCCTAAGATGGCCCTGATACCCAGTTCCCGGAAGGCCTTAATGATACCGTCGCTGAGTTCGGGACCACAATGGGCATACATATAGTCCACCATGGTAGTGGTACCGCTATGGAGTCCGTCCAGACAACCCAGCATGGCGCCGTGATAGGTGTCTTCCGGTTCCAGGTAAGCAGCGCTGGGAAAGGTCATGCTGGCCAGCCAGTCGCTTAAAACCCGGTCATCTCCCAATCCCTTCAACAGGGTCTGGAAAAGGTGGTTGTGGGTATTGATTAAGCCCGGGAAAATGGCCTTGCCACTGGCATCAATTACTCGTCCCACCTGTTTAAACTGGGCTTCCAGGGCGGCTGTGGGACCGATGGCTACAATACGGTCACCCCGGACCGCCAGGGCCCCGTCATGGATGACCCGGCGCTGCCCGTCCACAGTCACAACCGTACCATGGGTAAAAAGATAATCTGCCTGCAACCTGCCTTCCCCCCATCTCAGGAGGCCTTGAGGCGTTTGGAGCCGGCCATCATTAAACCGAGTTCCTCTACCCTGGCCTGGGCGCCGGGTACAATGCCCATGATTTCTCCTTCATAAAGGACGGCAATGCGATCGCTTAAAGAAAGGATCTCATCCAGCTCGGTGGACACCAGGAGGACGGCGGCGCCGCGATCCCGCTCGGCCACCAGGCGTTTGTGAACGTACTCGGTAGCGCCAACGTCCAGGCCACGGGTGGGGTGCATGGCAATTAAAAGAGCCGGTTGCCGGTAAACCTCCCGGGCCAGGACGACCTTCTGCTGGTTACCACCGGAAAGGTTTTTCACCGGTAACTCTTCGCTCGTAGTCCGGATATCAAATTCCCGGACCATTTTGACGGCATGGTCTTTAATGAGGTCGTAATTCAAAAACCAGCCGCGGGAAAAGGGTTGCTTATAGTACTCCTGGAGAATCAAATTTTCCTTAATGGACATGGCCCCCACCAGGCCCCTCACATTGCGGTCCTCGGGTATATGGGCCACGTTGCGCTCCAGGATCTGCCGCGGCGGCAGGTTGGTAATATCCTGGCCGTTTAAAAGCACCCGGCCGGCCGTTACCGGGCGTAAACCGGTTATAGCCTCTACCAGTTCGCTCTGGCCGTTGCCGTCCACCCCGGCAA includes:
- a CDS encoding ABC transporter permease; amino-acid sequence: MGDLKLVNEIVNFLSADLRTALPLLLAATGLIFTERAGIVNIGVEGMMLVGSLAGVAGSYFLGNAWLGVLVAVLAGGILGLFFAYLVVTARADQVVIGTAFNILGLGLTTSFARVIFGVNTAPPQIDSFKPVAVPVLSKIPILGPVLFNHSELVYLGLVLVPVVHFILFRTTLGLKIRAVGEHPRAADTVGINVFHVRYGACIVGGMLAGLAGSYLSLSLLNFFTENMTAGRGFIALAAVIFGKWTPLGTLGAALLFGAGDALQYRLQAANSGIPYQLLLMIPYVLTIAALAGFVGRAVAPAASGQPYEKE
- a CDS encoding ABC transporter permease, which codes for MTTRAGKFAGTFIAGGLKSLITPVIAIILALILGAAAIALMGLSPLKAYQSLLQGALGSINGIGETLVKATPLIFTGLSFGLAKKGGLINIGAEGQLYLGGLCSVIVGIALKGWPIFIHLPLAIVAGFIGGGLLGLLSGWLKVRFGASEIITTVMLNYVAQYFVSYMVNGPLIEPPGNFPQSPPVAESAQLPIILAGTRLHLGFIIALLAIVAYYVFLWRTSTGYEVRVVGQNPHAAGYAGMNARRDTLLVMFLAGGLGGLAGVGEILGIQHRLFQNFSPGYGFDGIAVSLLGYNTPIGILLAAILFGILRAGGNMMQMMANVPVAIVYVIQAFVIIFVAAEALMRRWQVKRRAARTAAGAAGLTVEGVSKNG
- a CDS encoding amidohydrolase family protein; the protein is MQADYLFTHGTVVTVDGQRRVIHDGALAVRGDRIVAIGPTAALEAQFKQVGRVIDASGKAIFPGLINTHNHLFQTLLKGLGDDRVLSDWLASMTFPSAAYLEPEDTYHGAMLGCLDGLHSGTTTMVDYMYAHCGPELSDGIIKAFRELGIRAILGRGTMNTGASFGVPAAIMQDAATFEADCRRLFKAYHGADNGRLQIWLAPAAVWSNDREMFLKIRDLLKEYDTGLMVHVSETPFDREATVSEHGENDIETLRQLGLLGPRTLMVHCVYLTPREIRMARDYDARVSHNPVSNMYLSSGVAPIPLMLASGLTVGLATDGAASNNANDMLETLKFTALLHKVNDLDPTVITAEKVLEMATIDGARAIGLEKETGSLEVGKKADFFIFNPLRSARATPMHHPVSTLVYSGSSECVELVMIDGRVVVEEGRVKTVDEGAKIAAAAAAAGKLAARAGTSRLASTRPWRSVAY